From Archaeoglobus sulfaticallidus PM70-1:
GAGCATGTTATCACCTATCGTGGATTTGATTAAACCAATATAACTATTTCGTTCGTTGACATCTCTGAGTTTGTATGGACTTGTATGGACTAGATTTTGGTATGCTTGATTTGTTTACACCACAATATTTTGTTTGACCCTGGCTCTGAGTCGCTCCTGGGCAATCCACCAGAATCTAATCCTGAAATCTGGAAAAATGTTGGTAGAAGTATGATTATGAAATTGGTAATTAAAGCAATCTGCTCAAAACCAGTCAAAATATATCTTTTTCAGGCCTCTCACATATCCAGTCTTAATCCCAAGATCTCTGGCTTTTCTGATCAATCGCCTGTCGTTTGTGAACAAATGGCAGTCTCTTTTCAGGCAAACCTCTATCAATGCCTCATCTCCAGAGCTTTTGGTATCAACAACCTCAAATCTCTTTGCCATCTCAAGGGCTATTTTGGCAAACACTTTCTCTTTACCTCTAAGCTCTGAAACTAGTTTTTCAAGCTCATGAAGAACACTCTCGGGAATAATTATCGAATTAAACCCATTATCTCTTAAAAGCTCCACAAAGTCTATTTTCTGCTT
This genomic window contains:
- a CDS encoding type II toxin-antitoxin system VapC family toxin is translated as MEACLDTNFLIYCVKQKIDFVELLRDNGFNSIIIPESVLHELEKLVSELRGKEKVFAKIALEMAKRFEVVDTKSSGDEALIEVCLKRDCHLFTNDRRLIRKARDLGIKTGYVRGLKKIYFDWF